In one window of Sphingomonas glaciei DNA:
- a CDS encoding metallophosphoesterase family protein, with protein MARLVHLSDLHFGAHDDRIVDAVLAEVDTAAPDLVIISGDFTQRAKTEQYQEACRFLAKLRDAGHEMLAVPGNHDVPLYDVFRRFLSPLARYKKYIDDTLCPWHRLDGVSVLGLNTARSLTIKDGRINSEQRDFVRSHFAEAPVGDLKVLVTHHPLFALPVSDEGILGRPIGRQEKALDVVNELGIDLLLAGHNHRASTHQARDLVTRAGGALVVQAGTATSVRLREEEQSFNILEVEAGSVTLGLKRWTGAAFETAEPTRFTKDDGGWHKAEVLADPAEA; from the coding sequence ATGGCCCGTCTCGTACATCTTTCTGACCTTCACTTCGGCGCGCACGACGACAGGATCGTCGACGCAGTCCTGGCGGAGGTCGACACCGCTGCGCCCGACCTCGTCATCATCAGCGGTGATTTCACCCAGCGGGCGAAGACCGAGCAATATCAGGAAGCCTGCCGCTTTCTCGCCAAGCTGCGCGATGCGGGGCACGAGATGCTGGCGGTGCCGGGCAATCATGACGTGCCCCTGTACGACGTGTTCCGCCGCTTCCTGTCGCCGCTGGCCCGCTACAAGAAATATATCGATGACACGCTTTGCCCGTGGCACCGGCTCGACGGCGTGTCGGTGCTAGGCCTCAACACGGCGCGGTCGCTGACCATCAAGGATGGGCGGATCAATTCGGAGCAGCGCGACTTTGTCCGCAGCCATTTCGCCGAGGCGCCGGTCGGCGACCTCAAGGTGCTGGTCACCCACCACCCGCTGTTCGCGCTGCCGGTCAGCGACGAGGGTATCCTCGGCCGCCCGATCGGCCGGCAGGAAAAGGCGCTCGACGTGGTGAACGAGCTTGGCATCGACCTGCTGCTGGCCGGGCACAACCATCGCGCCTCGACCCATCAGGCCCGCGATCTCGTCACCCGCGCGGGCGGGGCGCTGGTGGTGCAGGCCGGCACCGCCACCTCGGTCCGGCTGCGCGAGGAGGAGCAGAGCTTCAACATCCTCGAGGTCGAAGCAGGGTCGGTGACGCTCGGGCTCAAGCGGTGGACCGGCGCCGCCTTCGAGACCGCCGAGCCGACCCGCTTCACCAAGGACGACGGCGGCTGGCACAAGGCGGAAGTGCTAGCCGATCCCGCCGAGGCTTGA